One segment of Spiroplasma cantharicola DNA contains the following:
- a CDS encoding lipoprotein: MKKLLGLLGSLTLITSASATVIACGEKEPEITETFDYDGLIKELKVDVQKIYQKHLVEKVAPQLFGITSTESSNAFLRKANIDKYKGNPSGIQGDDKTALKNDLEKILDVKSLETSLNNELKKQNKYKIILNDVKSLLKSVAFDFETMIIQSNETNGIYLGNVVIDYNIVLQYKGEKEVETFKLNDTLKYTSTNQNWIQTGSKNFYQNITKDYFASNDAKNSVHTNLEWNKIANSKDDFEAYGDVESGIKKYYQDDSRDNNFRTSIISFIQKNYFDSSQTSLPIDFEGDLIYKESNLFDNSLLKVVNQNKSYNSSNSIKYDYKEENDKMMLETFFRKDPSQIATQNNLGDYYFTQKNYKMWQQEYSVEKEKFLKQLGLSTDQMEEIKAEEAFKKSLSLGYVSLKGLSIRIDNGAYVHQLPDFRIAINYLFSKDIKEDAERKNLALFSTKTLSAFHETFNIDHDYNEYPEQNTNEDFLMAIKKSTLTEDFNFKNTWGRETSWVANGNFNLTTDSNFGIALEDYRLEMFRKANLTSNTKYEFAFSQARNGNQWSYHEWSWYLEEDGWMISDPRRPNTNPNLNEGILHFNLGYIQFNFNLDKIIKGTKEIEGKKSYIKFV; the protein is encoded by the coding sequence ATGAAAAAATTATTAGGATTGTTGGGCTCATTAACATTAATTACAAGTGCAAGTGCAACTGTAATTGCTTGTGGAGAAAAGGAACCAGAAATTACTGAAACATTTGATTATGATGGTTTAATTAAAGAACTAAAAGTAGATGTTCAAAAAATTTATCAAAAGCATTTAGTTGAAAAAGTAGCACCACAATTATTTGGTATTACATCAACTGAATCAAGTAATGCGTTTTTAAGAAAGGCAAATATTGATAAATATAAAGGTAATCCATCAGGAATTCAAGGAGATGACAAAACTGCTCTTAAAAATGACCTTGAAAAAATTTTAGATGTAAAATCTTTGGAGACTAGTTTAAATAATGAATTAAAAAAACAAAATAAATATAAAATAATTTTAAATGATGTAAAATCATTGCTTAAAAGTGTAGCATTTGATTTTGAAACTATGATTATACAAAGTAATGAAACAAATGGAATATATCTTGGAAATGTTGTTATTGATTACAATATTGTACTTCAATATAAAGGTGAAAAAGAAGTTGAAACTTTTAAATTAAATGACACACTTAAATATACTTCAACAAATCAAAATTGAATTCAAACAGGAAGTAAAAATTTTTATCAAAATATAACAAAAGACTATTTTGCTTCTAATGATGCAAAAAATAGTGTACATACTAATTTAGAATGAAATAAAATTGCTAATAGTAAAGATGATTTTGAAGCTTATGGTGATGTTGAATCAGGAATAAAAAAATATTATCAAGATGATTCACGAGATAATAATTTTAGAACTTCAATAATTTCTTTTATTCAAAAAAACTATTTTGATAGTTCACAAACATCATTACCAATTGATTTTGAAGGGGATTTAATCTATAAGGAATCAAATTTATTTGATAATTCTTTACTTAAAGTTGTAAATCAAAATAAAAGTTATAATAGCAGTAATTCAATTAAATATGATTATAAAGAAGAAAATGATAAAATGATGTTGGAAACTTTCTTTAGAAAAGATCCGTCACAAATTGCTACTCAAAATAACTTAGGAGATTATTATTTCACTCAAAAAAATTATAAAATGTGACAACAGGAATATTCTGTTGAAAAAGAAAAATTTTTAAAGCAACTAGGTCTGTCAACAGATCAAATGGAAGAAATAAAAGCCGAAGAAGCCTTTAAAAAGTCTTTAAGTTTAGGATATGTAAGCCTAAAAGGTTTATCAATTAGGATAGATAATGGAGCATATGTTCATCAACTGCCTGATTTTAGAATAGCAATTAATTACTTATTTAGTAAAGATATAAAAGAAGATGCTGAAAGAAAAAATTTAGCACTATTTTCTACAAAAACACTTTCTGCATTTCATGAAACATTCAATATAGATCATGACTATAATGAATATCCAGAACAAAATACTAACGAAGATTTTTTAATGGCAATAAAAAAATCTACTTTAACTGAAGATTTCAACTTTAAGAATACCTGAGGAAGAGAAACTTCATGAGTAGCTAATGGAAATTTTAACTTAACAACAGATAGTAACTTTGGAATTGCTTTAGAAGATTACAGATTGGAAATGTTTAGAAAAGCAAATTTAACAAGTAATACAAAGTATGAATTTGCTTTTAGCCAAGCTAGAAATGGAAATCAATGATCTTATCATGAATGATCATGATATCTTGAAGAAGATGGATGAATGATTTCTGACCCACGTAGACCAAATACTAATCCTAATTTAAATGAAGGAATATTACATTTTAATTTAGGTTATATTCAATTTAACTTTAATTTAGATAAAATAATAAAGGGAACAAAAGAAATTGAAGGTAAAAAAAGTTATATTAAGTTTGTATAG
- a CDS encoding ABC transporter permease: MKKIIPSIWIIKFSFKSIIKEKSFLIFNGIYLLFSLFIAIYSVIQKNSSDFLLIFDYYVLLSIFVILFILCLRLAQYFYLVKKEDKTLNIIITQQISRSKLFNLQFISFILLMLINITLSYLLINILHILFTLKINNFLIRVTSVYFLYALLSCVFLLSFFLLISLLTNIQVSTIIATLILSTTFISNMPYIFLIKGEEAKKISVDYNSSKTTLYVNEVYDSFDLKKQVLNKELKYSNLSLEIYNNFLENQYETDPNLLNNFESASNINKRINFWQEMGIVEKQSKEVNLTTPTRILAVNNNSTISKWKNDEITFKINLEYKFLTIEELQQKMHLGSLSDKQKKLLQEFIEFTQYITNYFTSFQSKFASLFESFIFLNDETNIEKNYIKNETKPEEENMLFDKKYLVEMYQNYFSFSDNKLRLENKKIEKLIEQDFYWPTMLSMRILEDYFIRYTNNMVILENSNVVKDEDWKLYNKSRTIFNSFFYFNFISNTLQSYTYFGGRSYEDFWFEPESSSRIFFNKQDNLFIAKPSYTFKLDDQNKIIPETYYNYLNPLFYILIQASIATINYFIAKNKFKKLDLKG; the protein is encoded by the coding sequence ATGAAAAAAATAATACCAAGTATATGGATAATAAAATTCAGTTTTAAATCAATTATAAAAGAAAAATCATTTCTAATATTTAATGGAATATACTTATTATTCTCATTATTTATAGCTATTTATTCAGTTATTCAAAAGAATAGTAGTGATTTTTTATTAATATTTGATTATTATGTTTTGTTATCTATATTTGTCATTTTATTCATACTTTGTCTAAGATTGGCTCAGTACTTTTATCTCGTCAAAAAAGAGGATAAAACATTAAATATAATCATTACTCAGCAAATTTCTAGATCAAAGTTATTTAATCTTCAATTTATTTCCTTTATTTTATTGATGTTAATAAATATAACTTTAAGTTATTTATTAATAAATATTTTACATATTTTATTTACTTTAAAAATTAACAACTTTTTAATTAGAGTGACTAGTGTTTACTTCTTATATGCATTACTAAGTTGCGTATTTTTATTAAGTTTCTTTTTACTAATTTCTTTATTAACAAACATTCAAGTATCTACAATAATTGCAACTTTAATTTTATCTACTACTTTTATTAGTAATATGCCCTATATTTTTTTAATAAAAGGTGAAGAAGCAAAAAAAATATCTGTAGATTATAATAGTTCCAAAACTACATTATATGTGAACGAAGTATATGATAGTTTTGATTTAAAAAAACAAGTATTAAATAAAGAATTAAAATATTCTAATTTAAGTTTAGAAATCTATAATAATTTTTTAGAAAATCAGTATGAAACAGATCCAAATTTACTTAATAACTTTGAAAGTGCAAGTAATATAAATAAAAGAATTAACTTCTGACAGGAAATGGGAATAGTTGAAAAACAATCAAAAGAAGTTAATCTGACTACACCTACAAGAATATTGGCTGTAAATAATAATTCAACAATTTCAAAATGAAAAAATGATGAAATTACTTTTAAAATTAACTTGGAGTATAAGTTTTTAACAATAGAAGAACTGCAACAAAAAATGCATTTAGGTTCATTGTCTGATAAACAAAAAAAATTATTACAAGAATTTATTGAATTTACACAATATATAACAAATTATTTTACTAGCTTTCAATCTAAATTTGCTAGTCTATTTGAATCATTTATTTTTCTAAATGATGAAACAAATATTGAAAAAAATTATATCAAGAATGAAACAAAACCAGAAGAAGAAAACATGTTATTTGATAAGAAATATCTAGTGGAAATGTATCAAAATTACTTTTCATTTTCTGATAATAAATTAAGATTGGAAAATAAGAAAATAGAAAAATTAATTGAACAAGATTTCTATTGGCCAACAATGCTAAGTATGAGAATTTTGGAAGACTACTTTATAAGATATACAAATAATATGGTTATTTTGGAAAATAGTAATGTTGTAAAAGATGAAGATTGAAAATTGTATAATAAATCAAGAACTATTTTTAATTCATTCTTCTATTTTAATTTTATTTCAAATACACTTCAAAGTTATACATATTTTGGAGGAAGAAGTTATGAAGATTTTTGATTTGAACCAGAAAGCTCAAGTAGAATATTTTTCAATAAACAGGACAATTTATTTATAGCTAAGCCTAGTTATACATTTAAGCTTGATGATCAAAATAAAATAATTCCAGAAACTTATTATAATTATTTAAATCCACTATTTTATATTTTAATTCAAGCTTCAATAGCAACAATTAATTATTTTATTGCAAAAAATAAATTTAAAAAATTAGACTTAAAGGGATAA
- a CDS encoding ABC transporter ATP-binding protein, with protein MEKLINFKDYSKKFKKKVIGPFNFSIEKNKITALLGSSGSGKTVILNSLLGIIKKFNGSIDIENFNRKTRKYFIINSKIGYYTQMDFSLYTVSAYDFLLDICIMMGINKKESFKRIEHWMKYFDIWEDKDKKINNYSWGMKNRINLILCFIKEPEIIIMDEPGANLDSYWRKKIKDLLIKYKKEGRTIIITVHNIDEINEVIDNYLIIDSGKLIFSGSKEELDLYNKYKVYLNEKFDIIEFKKFLDSKNIKSFKYDEEEISIVFATKDLKEINWIFIYFISKSIPILNLIKLPINMEAVHKALDSKIIT; from the coding sequence ATGGAAAAACTTATAAATTTTAAAGACTATAGCAAAAAATTTAAAAAAAAGGTAATTGGCCCATTTAATTTTTCAATTGAAAAGAATAAAATAACAGCATTATTAGGAAGCAGTGGTAGTGGAAAAACTGTAATATTAAATTCACTATTAGGAATTATTAAAAAATTTAATGGTAGTATTGACATTGAAAATTTCAATAGAAAAACTAGAAAATATTTCATAATAAATAGTAAAATAGGTTATTATACTCAAATGGATTTCTCATTATATACTGTTAGTGCATATGATTTTTTGTTAGACATTTGTATTATGATGGGAATTAATAAAAAGGAATCATTTAAAAGAATAGAGCATTGAATGAAATATTTTGATATTTGAGAAGATAAAGATAAAAAAATTAATAATTACTCATGGGGAATGAAAAATAGAATAAATTTAATTCTTTGTTTTATAAAAGAACCAGAAATAATTATTATGGATGAACCTGGAGCTAATCTTGATTCTTATTGACGAAAAAAAATTAAGGACTTATTAATTAAATATAAAAAAGAAGGAAGAACTATTATAATAACTGTTCATAACATTGATGAGATCAATGAGGTTATTGATAATTATTTAATTATTGATTCTGGAAAGTTAATATTTTCAGGATCAAAAGAGGAATTAGATTTATATAATAAATATAAAGTATATTTAAACGAAAAGTTTGATATTATTGAATTCAAAAAATTCTTAGATTCTAAAAATATTAAAAGTTTTAAATATGATGAAGAGGAAATTTCAATTGTATTTGCAACAAAAGATTTAAAAGAAATTAACTGAATATTTATTTATTTTATTAGTAAATCAATACCAATTTTAAATTTAATTAAATTGCCTATAAATATGGAAGCAGTTCATAAGGCACTTGATAGTAAGATAATAACTTAG
- a CDS encoding lipoprotein → MKKLLGLLGSLTLITSASATVIACGGSIESVIKEFDYGALIKQLETDVQKIYEKHLIENVGLKLFGITSTEKNNQFLKRANIDKYKDNPSGIQGNEQTALKNDLEKILDLKSFETSLNNELKKQNKYKIILNDVESLFKSVTFNFETMIIQSNEINDIYLGNVVIDYNIVLQYKGKTDIENFKLKDTLKYTLTDQKLFQEASQRFYQNITKDYFASTDPKHTVHTNLEWNKISKGKKAFEAYGNVEPEIKKYYQDNSKTNSFRTSIINFIQDKYFNILQKFPIDFDGDFIYKGSNFDNNDNSLLATINWYISYNHSNSIKYDYKKEKDKILLETFFRKDPSRAATKNNLNDYYFTGENYKIWQDQFSIRKMNFLKELGMSVAEMDKIKEAEAFKKALSLGYVSIKGLSIKIDGGAYVHQLPDFRIAINYLFSKSGAEDTERRNLSEFSAKTLSAFHETFNVKHDYNKYPEQNTKLDFLMAIKKSTLTEDFNFINFWERQDSREANGNFNLTRDSRYKINLEDYRLEMFRKANLPSNTIYQFAFNHPWHGNDWASHKWAWYLEEDGWMIADPGRPSNGYILNEGILHFNLGYIQFYFDLDKIMKGIKEIEGKKSFIKFV, encoded by the coding sequence ATGAAGAAATTATTAGGATTGTTGGGCTCATTAACATTAATTACAAGTGCAAGTGCAACTGTAATTGCTTGTGGAGGGTCAATAGAGTCAGTTATTAAAGAATTTGATTATGGTGCTTTAATTAAACAACTAGAAACAGATGTTCAAAAAATTTATGAAAAGCATTTAATTGAAAATGTAGGGCTAAAATTATTTGGTATTACATCAACTGAAAAAAATAATCAATTTTTAAAGAGGGCAAACATTGATAAATACAAAGATAATCCATCAGGGATTCAAGGTAATGAACAAACCGCTCTTAAAAATGACCTTGAAAAAATTTTAGATTTAAAATCTTTCGAAACTAGTTTAAATAATGAATTAAAAAAACAAAATAAGTATAAAATAATTTTAAACGATGTAGAATCTTTGTTTAAAAGTGTAACATTTAATTTTGAAACTATGATTATCCAAAGTAATGAAATAAATGATATATATCTTGGAAATGTTGTTATTGATTACAATATTGTACTTCAATATAAAGGTAAAACAGATATTGAAAATTTTAAATTAAAGGACACACTTAAATATACTTTAACAGATCAAAAATTATTTCAAGAAGCAAGTCAAAGATTTTATCAAAATATAACAAAAGACTATTTTGCTTCTACTGATCCAAAACATACAGTTCATACTAATTTGGAATGAAATAAAATTTCTAAGGGCAAAAAAGCTTTTGAAGCTTATGGTAATGTTGAACCTGAGATAAAAAAATATTATCAAGATAATTCAAAAACAAATAGTTTTAGAACTTCAATAATTAATTTTATTCAAGATAAATATTTTAATATTTTGCAAAAATTTCCAATTGATTTTGATGGTGATTTTATCTATAAGGGATCAAATTTTGACAATAATGATAATTCTTTACTAGCAACTATAAATTGATATATAAGTTATAATCACAGTAATTCAATTAAATATGATTATAAAAAAGAAAAAGATAAAATACTGTTAGAAACTTTCTTTAGAAAAGATCCATCAAGAGCTGCTACTAAAAATAACTTAAATGACTATTACTTTACTGGGGAAAATTATAAAATATGACAAGATCAATTTTCTATTAGAAAAATGAATTTTTTAAAGGAATTAGGTATGTCAGTAGCAGAAATGGATAAAATAAAAGAAGCAGAGGCATTTAAAAAAGCTCTAAGCTTAGGATATGTAAGTATAAAAGGTTTATCAATTAAAATAGATGGTGGAGCTTATGTTCATCAATTGCCGGATTTTAGAATAGCAATTAATTACTTATTTAGTAAAAGTGGAGCTGAAGATACTGAAAGAAGAAATTTATCCGAATTTTCTGCAAAAACACTTTCTGCATTCCATGAAACATTTAATGTAAAACATGACTATAATAAATATCCAGAACAAAATACTAAACTAGATTTTTTAATGGCAATAAAAAAATCTACTTTAACTGAAGACTTCAATTTTATTAATTTTTGAGAAAGACAAGATTCAAGAGAAGCAAATGGAAATTTTAACTTAACAAGAGATAGTAGGTATAAAATTAATTTAGAAGATTATAGATTAGAAATGTTTAGAAAAGCAAATTTACCAAGTAATACAATTTATCAATTTGCTTTTAATCACCCTTGACATGGAAATGACTGAGCTTCTCATAAATGAGCATGATATCTTGAAGAAGATGGATGAATGATTGCTGATCCAGGTAGACCAAGTAATGGTTATATTTTGAATGAAGGAATATTACATTTTAATTTAGGTTATATTCAATTTTACTTTGATTTAGATAAAATAATGAAGGGAATAAAAGAAATTGAGGGTAAAAAAAGCTTTATTAAGTTTGTATAG
- a CDS encoding lipoprotein, whose protein sequence is MKKLLGLLGSLTLITSASATVIACGEKEPEITETFDYDGLIKELKVDVQKIYQKHLVEKVAPQLFGITSTESSNQFLRKANIDKYKGNPSGIQGADKTALKNDLEKILDVKSLETSLNNELKKQNKYKIILNDVKSLLKSVAFDFETMIIQSNETNGIYLGNVVIDYDIVLQYKGEKEVETFKLNDTLKYTSTNQNWIQTGSKNFYQNITKDYFASNDAKNSVHTNLEWNKIANGKDAFEAYGDVESGLKKYYQDDSRDNNFRTSIISFIQKNYFDSSQTSLPIDFEGDLIYKESNLFDNSLLKVVNQNKSYNSSNSIKYDYKEENDKMMLETFFRKDPSQIATQNNLGDYYFTQKNYKMWQQEYSVEKEKFLKQLGLSTDQMEEIKAEEAFKKSLSLGYVSLKGLSIRIDNGAYVHQLPDFRIAINYLFSKDIKEDAERKNLALFSTKTLSAFHETFKIDHDYNEYPEQNTNEDFLMAIKKSTLTEDFNFKPNWGRETSWVANGNFNLTTDSNFEIALEDYRLEMFRKANLTSNTKYEFAFSQARNGNQWSYHEWSWYLEEDGWMIADPGRPNTNPNLNEGILHFNLGYIQFNFNLDKIIKGTKEIEGKKSFIKFV, encoded by the coding sequence ATGAAAAAATTATTAGGATTGTTGGGCTCATTAACATTAATTACAAGTGCAAGTGCAACTGTAATTGCTTGTGGAGAAAAGGAGCCAGAAATTACTGAAACATTTGATTATGATGGTTTAATTAAAGAACTAAAAGTAGATGTTCAAAAAATTTATCAAAAGCATTTAGTTGAAAAAGTAGCACCACAATTATTTGGTATTACATCAACTGAATCAAGTAATCAGTTTTTAAGAAAGGCAAATATTGATAAATATAAAGGTAATCCATCAGGAATTCAAGGAGCTGACAAAACTGCTCTTAAAAATGACCTTGAAAAAATTTTAGATGTAAAATCTTTGGAGACTAGTTTAAATAATGAATTAAAAAAACAAAATAAATATAAAATAATTTTAAATGATGTAAAATCATTGCTTAAAAGTGTAGCATTTGATTTTGAAACTATGATTATACAAAGTAATGAAACAAATGGAATATATCTTGGAAATGTTGTTATTGATTACGATATTGTACTTCAATATAAAGGTGAAAAAGAAGTTGAAACTTTTAAATTAAATGACACACTTAAATATACTTCAACAAATCAAAATTGAATTCAAACAGGAAGTAAAAATTTTTATCAAAATATAACAAAAGACTATTTTGCTTCTAATGATGCAAAAAATAGTGTACATACTAATTTAGAATGAAATAAAATTGCTAATGGTAAAGATGCTTTTGAAGCTTATGGTGATGTTGAATCTGGACTAAAAAAATATTATCAAGATGATTCACGAGATAATAATTTTAGAACTTCAATAATTTCTTTTATTCAAAAAAACTATTTTGATAGTTCACAAACATCATTGCCAATTGATTTTGAAGGGGATTTAATCTATAAGGAATCAAATTTATTTGATAATTCTTTACTTAAAGTTGTAAATCAAAATAAAAGTTATAATAGCAGTAATTCAATTAAATATGATTATAAAGAAGAAAATGATAAAATGATGTTGGAAACTTTCTTTAGAAAAGATCCGTCACAAATTGCTACTCAAAATAACTTAGGAGATTATTATTTCACTCAAAAAAATTATAAAATGTGACAACAGGAATATTCTGTTGAAAAAGAAAAATTTTTAAAGCAACTAGGTCTGTCAACAGATCAAATGGAAGAAATAAAAGCCGAAGAAGCCTTTAAAAAGTCTTTAAGTTTAGGATATGTAAGCCTAAAAGGTTTATCAATTAGGATAGATAATGGAGCATATGTTCATCAACTGCCTGATTTTAGAATAGCAATTAATTACTTATTTAGTAAAGATATAAAAGAAGATGCTGAAAGAAAAAATTTAGCACTATTTTCTACAAAAACACTTTCTGCATTTCATGAAACGTTCAAGATAGATCATGACTATAATGAATATCCAGAACAAAATACTAACGAAGATTTTTTAATGGCAATAAAAAAATCTACTTTAACTGAAGATTTCAACTTTAAGCCAAATTGAGGAAGAGAAACTTCATGAGTAGCTAATGGAAATTTCAACTTAACAACAGATAGTAACTTTGAAATTGCTTTAGAAGATTACAGATTGGAAATGTTTAGAAAAGCAAATTTAACAAGTAATACAAAGTATGAATTTGCTTTTAGCCAAGCTAGAAATGGAAATCAATGATCTTATCATGAATGATCATGATATCTTGAAGAAGATGGATGAATGATTGCTGATCCAGGTAGACCAAATACTAATCCTAATTTAAATGAAGGAATATTACATTTCAATTTAGGTTATATTCAATTTAACTTTAATCTAGATAAAATAATAAAGGGAACAAAAGAAATTGAAGGTAAAAAAAGCTTTATTAAGTTTGTATAG
- a CDS encoding cation-translocating P-type ATPase, producing the protein MNINENNKEIADSQNVAVGDDWYKLSNKKICSILETNPQTGLSNQEAKLRLEKYGKNNLPKSKKPNWFIIFLKSFLDPLSLIMILSGLASGLVSAISKKIETVDITGLVIIAIIVLTNSIIATIQEIKSLNQVANLNENKQFAIVLRNSKKIEVNIEELVPGDIIFVNSGGFVPADTRIIDNQLLRIDESALTGENEPVKKISDSIKDKNLMLGDQKNIAFMSTLVIEGKMMGVIFGTGKESEIGKIANKITSHKPEKTPLEKKVTLLTAIIGLTSIILGLILFLTAWFLKDSIHPSSGGRADIKNLLLVAVSAAISLIPESLTIIVKICLMVATKKMARKNVIIKNPKSIETLGNVNVICSDKTGTLTQNKMTVDKIFIDFVEKDFKDFDKVKYKELINCISLCSDAIVEKEKIGSATEIATIEFIKKFDINYIKMRKNYERIDEIPFDSKRKLMSTLNNVDGKEMIYVKGAVDYLSNICTNKFINGKVTPLTEDDRNILNEQLYKFAKSGLRVLGFAQKEYKNPKDPYESNLIFLGCVAIIDPPREEVKKSVEEAKKGGIRVIMITGDHKITAFEIASRLGIADEVFDGVLTGQDINELSREELKQRLKRTNVFARVNPEHKALIVDLLQEDKNIVAMTGDGVNDAPSLVKADVGISMGITGTEVAKSVSDVILADDNFKSIISGVNSGRNVYEKIKYSISFLLAANISQIITLLLILLINKDIALNSVNILFHIFIIETIVAVPIGMQKERKGVMKNPPPTTKSESLLKGIWVQMIITTLFNTLFAVLNYQIAVWWFGYGTESSLAFGKTGVYMAIMYSPIFYSILYNNFFLPIRATKTICDVDKYRPNKWLLILMAVAFVVTSLTLIPVGVINDFFDFTTIGLNPILAMIFFINSLLPTVFIYFTYKLVFKWI; encoded by the coding sequence ATGAATATAAATGAAAATAATAAAGAGATAGCAGACTCCCAAAATGTCGCTGTAGGCGACGATTGGTATAAACTATCAAATAAAAAAATATGTAGTATATTAGAAACAAATCCTCAAACTGGATTATCAAATCAAGAAGCAAAATTAAGATTAGAAAAATATGGTAAAAACAATCTTCCAAAAAGTAAGAAGCCAAACTGGTTTATAATTTTTTTAAAAAGTTTTTTAGATCCATTAAGTTTAATAATGATTTTATCTGGTTTAGCTTCTGGTTTAGTATCAGCAATTTCGAAAAAAATTGAAACTGTGGATATAACAGGACTAGTTATTATTGCAATAATTGTTTTAACCAACTCTATCATTGCAACAATACAAGAGATTAAATCTTTAAATCAAGTTGCTAATTTAAATGAAAATAAGCAATTTGCAATTGTTTTAAGAAATTCAAAAAAAATTGAAGTTAATATTGAAGAGCTTGTACCTGGAGATATTATTTTTGTTAATTCTGGGGGCTTTGTACCAGCAGATACAAGAATTATTGATAATCAATTGCTTAGGATTGATGAATCAGCATTAACTGGAGAAAATGAACCTGTTAAAAAAATATCGGATTCAATTAAAGATAAAAACTTAATGCTAGGAGATCAAAAAAATATTGCTTTTATGTCTACTTTGGTCATCGAAGGTAAAATGATGGGTGTTATTTTTGGTACAGGTAAGGAATCTGAAATTGGAAAAATTGCAAATAAGATTACTTCACATAAACCTGAAAAAACACCTTTAGAAAAAAAAGTAACTTTACTAACAGCAATTATTGGTCTAACTTCAATTATATTAGGTTTAATTTTGTTTTTAACAGCATGATTTTTAAAAGACTCAATTCATCCTTCTTCTGGAGGAAGAGCTGATATAAAAAATCTTTTACTAGTTGCAGTTTCTGCTGCAATATCATTAATTCCAGAATCTCTAACTATTATTGTAAAAATTTGTTTAATGGTTGCGACTAAAAAAATGGCTAGAAAAAATGTTATTATAAAGAATCCGAAATCAATTGAGACCTTAGGGAATGTTAATGTTATTTGTTCAGATAAAACAGGAACTTTAACTCAAAATAAGATGACAGTAGATAAGATTTTTATTGATTTTGTTGAAAAAGATTTTAAAGATTTTGATAAAGTAAAGTATAAAGAATTAATAAATTGCATATCATTGTGTAGTGATGCAATTGTAGAAAAAGAAAAAATTGGAAGTGCAACTGAAATAGCTACTATTGAATTTATTAAAAAATTTGATATTAACTATATTAAAATGAGAAAAAATTATGAAAGAATTGATGAAATTCCATTTGATTCAAAAAGAAAATTAATGAGTACTTTAAATAATGTTGATGGAAAAGAAATGATTTATGTAAAAGGAGCAGTTGATTATTTATCAAATATTTGTACAAATAAATTTATTAATGGAAAAGTAACACCATTAACAGAAGATGATAGAAATATATTAAATGAACAATTATACAAATTTGCTAAAAGTGGATTGAGAGTCTTAGGTTTTGCACAAAAAGAATATAAAAACCCCAAAGATCCTTATGAAAGTAATTTGATATTTTTAGGTTGTGTGGCGATTATTGACCCGCCAAGAGAAGAAGTTAAAAAATCAGTTGAAGAAGCTAAAAAAGGTGGTATTCGTGTAATTATGATTACAGGTGACCATAAAATAACAGCTTTTGAAATTGCTTCACGTTTGGGAATTGCAGATGAAGTATTTGATGGAGTTTTAACAGGTCAAGATATTAATGAGTTATCAAGAGAAGAATTAAAACAAAGATTAAAAAGAACAAATGTTTTTGCAAGAGTTAACCCTGAGCATAAAGCTCTAATTGTGGATTTACTTCAAGAAGATAAAAATATAGTTGCTATGACAGGTGATGGGGTTAATGATGCCCCAAGTTTAGTTAAAGCTGATGTAGGTATTTCAATGGGAATTACTGGTACAGAAGTTGCAAAAAGTGTTAGTGATGTTATTTTAGCAGATGATAACTTTAAAAGTATTATTTCTGGTGTTAACTCAGGAAGAAATGTTTATGAAAAAATTAAATACTCAATATCATTTTTACTTGCAGCCAATATTAGTCAAATAATTACTCTATTGTTAATACTTTTAATAAATAAAGATATTGCTTTAAATTCAGTAAATATTTTATTTCATATTTTTATTATAGAAACAATCGTAGCAGTTCCTATTGGAATGCAAAAAGAGCGAAAAGGAGTTATGAAAAACCCGCCACCAACAACTAAGAGTGAAAGTCTACTTAAAGGCATTTGAGTTCAAATGATCATAACAACATTATTTAATACTTTATTTGCAGTTTTAAATTATCAAATTGCTGTTTGATGATTTGGTTATGGAACTGAAAGTTCTTTAGCTTTTGGTAAAACAGGAGTTTATATGGCAATCATGTATTCACCAATATTTTATTCAATATTATATAATAATTTTTTCTTGCCAATTAGAGCTACAAAGACTATTTGCGATGTTGATAAGTATAGACCAAATAAATGATTGTTAATTTTAATGGCGGTGGCTTTTGTAGTTACTAGTTTAACTTTAATACCAGTAGGGGTAATCAATGATTTCTTTGATTTTACAACTATAGGGTTGAACCCAATCTTGGCAATGATATTTTTTATCAATTCTTTATTGCCAACAGTGTTCATTTACTTTACTTATAAATTAGTTTTTAAATGAATTTAA